The following proteins are co-located in the Imtechella halotolerans genome:
- the rluF gene encoding 23S rRNA pseudouridine(2604) synthase RluF encodes MEENLKRLNKFLAETGICSRREADKLIEQKRISINGKVAEMGTKVSLRDEIRLDGKLVSGKTEKPIYLAFHKPAGIECTTNQSVKNNIVDYINYPLRIFPIGRLDKASEGLIFMTNDGDIVNKILRARNNHEKEYIVTVDKPITDRFLKRMASGIPILGTVTRKCEVEQLSKFVFRIVLTQGLNRQIRRMCQYVGYEVTALKRIRIINIHLDIPMGRYRELTSKEMEELTQLISSSDKTEQASLPKPINFQAKRPGFRKPKQR; translated from the coding sequence ATGGAAGAAAACCTAAAACGTCTTAATAAATTTCTTGCTGAAACAGGAATATGTTCTCGAAGAGAAGCCGACAAACTCATTGAACAAAAACGAATTAGCATAAATGGCAAAGTCGCAGAAATGGGAACCAAAGTTAGCCTGCGGGATGAAATTCGTCTAGACGGAAAGCTTGTAAGTGGAAAAACGGAAAAACCCATATATCTTGCATTCCATAAACCTGCAGGAATTGAATGTACAACGAATCAAAGCGTAAAAAACAACATTGTTGACTACATCAATTACCCGTTACGTATTTTTCCTATAGGTCGATTAGATAAGGCCAGTGAAGGACTAATCTTTATGACAAATGACGGTGACATTGTAAACAAAATCCTCAGAGCTCGAAATAATCACGAAAAAGAATACATAGTTACAGTTGATAAACCAATTACCGATCGATTCCTTAAACGAATGGCGAGCGGAATTCCTATCCTAGGCACTGTAACTCGCAAATGCGAAGTTGAACAACTAAGTAAATTTGTATTTAGAATAGTCCTTACTCAAGGACTTAACAGACAAATCAGACGAATGTGCCAATACGTTGGCTATGAGGTTACAGCACTTAAGCGTATTCGTATAATTAACATACATCTAGACATACCGATGGGTCGGTATCGCGAATTAACCTCTAAAGAAATGGAAGAATTAACCCAATTGATTTCTTCATCAGATAAAACTGAACAAGCCAGCCTTCCAAAACCGATCAACTTTCAAGCTAAAAGGCCTGGTTTTAGGAAACCTAAACAAAGATAA